A window of the Gossypium hirsutum isolate 1008001.06 chromosome A03, Gossypium_hirsutum_v2.1, whole genome shotgun sequence genome harbors these coding sequences:
- the LOC107963660 gene encoding protein cornichon homolog 4 yields MLDIFIWLISFFIIIAIIVLLIYQLTCLADLEFDYINPYDSSSRINKVVLPEFFVQGFLCLFYLVTGHWFMSLLCTPYLYYNVKVYMSKQHLVDVTEIFNSLNREKNRRYYKLAYLVILLFISLFWIIFSALEYEDD; encoded by the exons ATGTTAGATATCTTCATATGGCTTATTTCTTTCTTCATCATCATTGCCATTATTGTTCTCCTCATTTATCAG CTCACATGCTTGGCTGATTTAGAGTTCGATTACATCAATCCGTATGACTCTTCATCTCGGATAAACAAAGTCGTCTTGCCAGAATTCTTCGTGCAAGGATTTTTATGCTTATTCTATCTAGTAACAGGACATTGGTTCATGTCACTGTTATGCACTCCATATTTATACTACAATGTCAAAGT TTACATGTCGAAACAACACCTGGTCGATGTCACAGAGATATTTAACTCGCTTAATAGGGAGAAGAACCGACGCTACTATAAACTCGCCTACCTGGTCATTCTCCTATTTATCTCCTTATTCTG GATTATCTTCTCTGCATTAGAATATGAAGATGATTAA
- the LOC107887485 gene encoding uncharacterized protein gives MKLFCSCLILFVVSLLLLRSLSTRNLEFLHNPVSLFVLFNAMLISVTFASHKQSTNEVDGEFTYLGSSCEVGASFDDTQQCGDMVDVCRDDTGCSDGYYEDDDSDSDDNDDHDDGWFAEGEYSDDLQRRIEDFIAKVNNGWREELLNEKDDSITEWSESS, from the coding sequence ATGAAGCTCTTTTGTTCCTGTTTGATTCTCTTCGTAGTTTCCCTTTTGTTGTTGAGATCTTTGTCTACCCGCAATCTCGAGTTCTTGCATAATCCGGTTTCTTTGTTCGTGTTGTTTAACGCCATGCTTATATCTGTAACTTTTGCGAGTCATAAACAATCTACTAATGAAGTTGATGGAGAATTCACGTATTTGGGCTCGTCATGTGAAGTGGGGGCTTCCTTTGATGATACTCAACAATGTGGAGATATGGTTGATGTATGCAGAGATGATACCGGTTGTTCCGATGGCTATTATGAAGATGATGATAGTGACAGTGATGACAATGATGACCACGATGACGGTTGGTTTGCTGAAGGAGAATACAGTGATGATTTGCAGCGAAGAATCGAAGACTTCATAGCTAAGGTCAATAATGGATGGAGGGAAGAATTgttaaatgaaaaagatgattCAATAACTGAATGGTCTGAGTCGAGTTAA